From the Verrucomicrobiota bacterium genome, one window contains:
- a CDS encoding endonuclease III domain-containing protein — protein MKKTPIMALRRAYPLMRARFGHLQWWPGETPFEVCIGAILTQNTSWSNVERAIANLKKAGTLTPQAMYTMPELELAQLIRPSGYYNLKANRLRAFIHVLMEEYGGDLQRFFLGCTADVRQRLLAIHGIGRETADSMLLYAGEHASFVIDAYTKRIFTRHHWWQPSRNKHPQKHPPAKGTTAEEYESLKSLCEHALSDHPEDPLDYWQDYHAQLVMVGKHHCLSRQPQCADCPLAPLLPAWVS, from the coding sequence ATGAAGAAGACACCTATCATGGCATTGCGGCGCGCCTATCCGTTGATGCGCGCGCGGTTCGGTCACCTGCAATGGTGGCCGGGCGAGACGCCTTTCGAGGTATGTATCGGTGCCATCCTGACCCAGAACACCAGTTGGTCCAACGTTGAACGGGCCATCGCCAATCTCAAAAAAGCGGGTACTCTCACTCCCCAAGCCATGTACACCATGCCCGAACTGGAACTGGCGCAACTGATCCGTCCATCCGGTTATTACAACCTCAAAGCCAATCGGTTACGTGCTTTTATACATGTGCTCATGGAGGAATATGGTGGCGATTTGCAGCGATTTTTTTTGGGGTGTACCGCCGATGTGCGGCAACGGTTGCTGGCCATTCATGGGATTGGCCGGGAAACCGCCGACAGCATGTTACTCTATGCTGGTGAGCATGCCAGCTTCGTGATTGACGCCTACACAAAACGTATTTTCACCCGTCACCATTGGTGGCAGCCATCGCGCAACAAGCACCCCCAAAAACACCCGCCTGCCAAAGGAACTACCGCCGAGGAATATGAATCGCTTAAAAGCCTTTGCGAACACGCGTTATCTGACCATCCGGAAGATCCGTTGGATTATTGGCAGGATTACCATGCCCAACTGGTCATGGTTGGCAAACACCATTGCTTGAGCCGACAGCCTCAGTGTGCGGACTGTCCATTAGCGCCGTTACTGCCAGCCTGGGTTAGCTGA
- a CDS encoding HIT domain-containing protein codes for MEILHAPWRIEYILAPKPPKSAASLFTQIAQANDDVANHVVVRDRTCYALLNAFPYNGGHLMVVPYKQAADLSELTVEEMSDLMQLLRRCIQALKQVMRPDGFNVGINLGRVAGAGIEEHLHIHVVPRWSGDTNFMPVLAGTSVVPEALKEVAAKLRAVLAAETTSST; via the coding sequence ATGGAAATATTACATGCTCCATGGCGGATTGAATATATCCTGGCGCCGAAGCCGCCGAAGTCAGCGGCTTCGTTGTTTACGCAAATTGCGCAAGCCAACGACGACGTGGCCAATCATGTCGTGGTGCGCGACCGGACTTGCTATGCCTTGCTGAACGCATTTCCCTACAACGGCGGGCATCTGATGGTGGTGCCCTATAAGCAGGCTGCCGATCTCAGCGAATTGACGGTCGAGGAAATGTCGGACCTGATGCAACTGTTGCGGCGATGCATCCAGGCGCTCAAGCAGGTGATGCGACCGGATGGGTTCAATGTGGGGATTAATCTTGGCCGGGTGGCAGGTGCGGGAATTGAGGAGCATTTGCACATCCATGTGGTGCCGCGTTGGAGCGGCGACACCAATTTCATGCCGGTACTGGCCGGCACCTCGGTGGTGCCGGAAGCGTTAAAGGAAGTCGCGGCCAAATTGCGAGCCGTGCTGGCCGCCGAAACCACCTCGTCCACCTAA
- a CDS encoding PhoH family protein, with translation MPIETLHFDNARLAQSLYNNEPANLAALEKTLGVKTTSREGWIKLEGTEEAVERARQLFQLLESSIQTGGHIRNREFNQALHVVQQDGVAALKSLFADQILTSTKKARISPKTVGQRKYLEAIRSHDVTLGLGPAGTGKTYLAMAMAVSSLREEQVSRIILTRPAVEAGEALGFLPGDLQEKLSPYLRPLHDALMDMLPPDEIQRHMERGSIEIAPLAYMRGRTLNHAFIILDEAQNCTMEQMFMFLTRLGHNSKTVVTGDPTQVDLPKQKPSGLIEARTALKHIDGIAIVEFQRRDVVRHPLVQRIIHAYEEYRGKAQST, from the coding sequence ATGCCGATCGAAACCTTGCATTTTGACAACGCGCGACTGGCGCAATCGCTCTATAACAATGAGCCGGCCAACCTGGCGGCCCTGGAGAAAACGCTGGGGGTCAAGACCACCTCGCGCGAGGGCTGGATCAAACTCGAAGGCACGGAAGAGGCGGTGGAACGCGCGCGGCAGTTGTTCCAGTTGTTGGAAAGTTCCATCCAGACCGGGGGGCACATTCGGAACCGGGAATTCAACCAGGCCTTGCACGTGGTGCAACAGGATGGCGTGGCCGCGCTCAAGAGCCTGTTCGCCGACCAAATCCTCACCTCCACCAAAAAGGCGCGCATCAGCCCAAAAACCGTGGGGCAACGCAAATACCTGGAGGCGATCCGTTCACATGATGTCACTTTGGGGCTCGGACCGGCTGGCACGGGAAAGACCTATCTGGCGATGGCGATGGCGGTGAGTTCCCTGCGGGAGGAACAGGTCAGCCGCATTATTTTAACCCGGCCCGCCGTCGAGGCGGGCGAGGCCTTGGGCTTCCTGCCCGGTGATTTGCAGGAGAAACTGTCACCGTATCTGCGCCCGTTACACGACGCGCTCATGGACATGTTGCCGCCGGATGAAATTCAGCGGCACATGGAGCGGGGCTCCATTGAAATCGCACCGCTGGCTTACATGCGCGGGCGGACGTTGAATCACGCGTTCATTATCCTAGATGAGGCGCAGAACTGTACCATGGAGCAGATGTTCATGTTTCTCACCCGGCTGGGTCACAACTCGAAAACGGTGGTGACCGGCGATCCCACACAGGTGGATTTGCCGAAACAGAAACCCTCGGGCCTCATCGAGGCGCGCACCGCCCTGAAACATATTGACGGCATCGCCATCGTTGAATTCCAACGCCGCGACGTCGTCCGCCATCCCCTGGTGCAACGCATTATCCATGCTTACGAGGAATACCGTGGCAAAGCACAAAGCACCTGA
- the ybeY gene encoding rRNA maturation RNase YbeY, translating to MAKHKAPDPSAGRLLVIHNRQRAKSVNVSRFRRQVRRVLEEELWLMNYEVCLHLVGSPEMTRINETFLQHAGDTDVITFTHPGMPGSAVLYGEIFICVPVAVRQAVTYRTRWQDEVTRYAVHGILHLLGYEDAQPVSRRKMKREENRLMRQLEKPSSGTTKT from the coding sequence GTGGCAAAGCACAAAGCACCTGACCCCTCCGCTGGCCGTTTGCTGGTCATTCACAACCGGCAGCGAGCGAAATCGGTGAACGTATCCCGGTTCCGCCGGCAAGTGCGGCGCGTCCTGGAAGAGGAGTTATGGCTGATGAATTATGAAGTGTGCCTGCATTTGGTGGGTTCGCCAGAGATGACACGGATCAATGAGACCTTTCTGCAACACGCGGGTGACACTGACGTGATTACCTTCACCCACCCCGGTATGCCCGGTTCCGCCGTGTTATACGGGGAAATTTTTATTTGCGTGCCAGTCGCAGTACGGCAGGCGGTCACTTATCGTACCCGCTGGCAGGATGAAGTCACCCGGTATGCGGTGCATGGCATCCTGCACCTGCTGGGCTACGAGGACGCGCAGCCGGTATCCCGCCGAAAAATGAAACGAGAGGAAAACCGCCTCATGCGCCAGTTGGAAAAACCGTCATCCGGAACAACCAAAACGTGA